From Microplitis mediator isolate UGA2020A chromosome 11, iyMicMedi2.1, whole genome shotgun sequence, one genomic window encodes:
- the LOC130677778 gene encoding piggyBac transposable element-derived protein 1-like translates to MDQTTDSGDENETGISDLDEMSDAESEYSNHDSSTEQSESDIDDTDDNNNSPQKNEMKNKKFVLGKDKATKWFHNPPNQKVRTKRQNIVTCLPGVAKCAKGAKTSLDCWNLFIPNETLEQIVDYTNIFLECVRLSKKRKTEIQPTTVDEIRAMIGLLYLIGVHKASRLNLKELWATDGSAPDCFRAVMSRTRFYNLLSALKFDDIHNRDERKKLDNLAPIREFSKNFIKRCQENYTPGAFLTIDEMLQAFRGRCKFRQYIANKPARYGIKIYSMTDSKNFYTYNMEIYCGKQPSGPYQKSNSAFDVVKRLTSPILKTGRNVTCDNYFTSVPLATHLLENNTTLVGTIRKNKREIPKEMTEIKTRPIYSSKFLFSNASMLVSYVPKKSKNVLMYSTLHNSTKIDKETGEKLKPEVVTFYNRTKAGVDVVDQLQGEYDVARDTRRWPMVIFYGFLNIAGINAKIIYEENTGNKILRREFLKQLYSQLVQPHLVNRLQLPNLSLELRSIIIKTGKIKSPMNPQRPERGLCYQCPRRANSYTTQSCTSCNAPICNKDTVRYCCDYQLNLVSRNDL, encoded by the coding sequence ATGGATCAAACAACAGATTCTGGAGACGAAAATGAGACTGGTATCTCTGATCTCGACGAGATGTCTGACGCTGAATCGGAATATAGTAACCACGACTCCAGTACTGAACAATCAGAAAGCGATATTGATGACACagatgacaataataatagtccACAGaagaatgaaatgaaaaataaaaaatttgtgctCGGTAAAGATAAAGCTACGAAGTGGTTTCATAATCCGCCTAATCAAAAAGTTCGTACCAAACGACAGAATATTGTTACATGTCTACCTGGAGTTGCAAAATGCGCCAAGGGTGCAAAAACGTCTTTGGATTGCTGGAATCTTTTTATACCTAATGAAACACTTGAGCAAATTGTTGATTATACGAATATTTTCTTGGAATGTGTACGCTTATCAAAAAAACGTAAAACAGAAATTCAACCGACAACCGTGGATGAAATACGGGCTATGATTGGATTATTGTATCTGATAGGCGTACATAAAGCTTCGCGATTGAATTTAAAAGAGTTGTGGGCAACTGATGGTTCGGCTCCAGATTGTTTCCGTGCGGTGATGTCAAGAACACGATTCTACAATCTCTTGTCAGCATTGAAGTTCGACGATATTCATAATCGTGATGagcgaaaaaaattagataatttGGCGCCTATCCgagaattttcgaaaaattttattaaacgaTGCCAAGAAAATTATACACCAGGCGCTTTCTTAACTATTGATGAAATGCTGCAAGCTTTTCGAGGTCGTTGTAAGTTTCGGCAATATATTGCCAATAAACCGGCAAGATatggtataaaaatttattctatgactgattcgaaaaatttttacacctaCAATATGGAAATTTACTGCGGGAAACAACCATCAGGACCTTACCAAAAGTCTAATTCTGCATTTGATGTTGTTAAACGTCTGACTTCTCCAATATTGAAAACTGGCAGAAATGTCACCTGCGACAATTACTTTACATCTGTACCTCTTGCAACTCATTTGTTAGAAAATAACACAACTCTTGTTGGAAccatacgaaaaaataaacgtgAAATTCCAAAAGAAATGACTGAAATTAAAACTCGGCCTATTTACagtagtaaatttttatttagtaatgCGAGCATGTTAGTGTCATACGtgccaaaaaaatcaaagaacgTTCTGATGTACTCTACTCTACACAACTCGACAAAAATTGATAAAGAAACTGGTGAAAAATTGAAGCCAGAAGTGGTAACTTTTTACAACCGTACTAAAGCTGGTGTGGATGTTGTAGACCAGCTGCAGGGTGAGTACGATGTTGCTCGGGACACACGACGCTGGccgatggtaattttttatggttttctcAACATTGCTGGTATCAATgcgaaaattatttatgaagaaAACACTGGTAATAAAATACTTCGGcgagaatttttaaaacaactttACTCTCAGCTAGTCCAACCACACTTAGTGAATCGTCTTCAATTACCGAATCTATCACTTGAACTGagatcaataataataaaaactggGAAAATTAAGTCTCCAATGAATCCTCAACGTCCAGAACGTGGATTGTGTTATCAATGCCCTAGAAGGGCGAATAGTTATACAACTCAAAGTTGTACATCCTGTAATGCTCCAATTTGCAATAAGGATACGGTTCGTTATTGCTGTGATTACCAGTTAAATCTTGTTTCAAGAAACGACTTATAA